A single Bacillus sp. OxB-1 DNA region contains:
- the fadH gene encoding 2,4-dienoyl-CoA reductase: MIVTGGSNGMGKYMAKKFAEDGHQVIITGRDLERLKAAQHELGERIHIFQMDVRDLESVDAMVAFADEKFGRIDGLVNNAAGNFIVRAEDLSPNGWKTVIDIVLNGTFYCTSAVGKYWIENGQKGAILNMLVTYAWGAGAGVIHSAAAKAGVMSMTRTLAVEWGHRYGIRVNGIAPGPIDRTGGAEKLWESDEAAKRTLASVPLGRLGQPEEIAELASFIMSEKAAYMNGEIVTLDGGQWLNQFPF; encoded by the coding sequence ATGATCGTAACAGGTGGTTCGAATGGAATGGGGAAGTATATGGCGAAAAAATTTGCCGAAGATGGGCATCAAGTCATTATAACCGGCAGGGATTTGGAAAGACTGAAAGCGGCGCAGCATGAACTCGGGGAAAGGATCCATATTTTTCAAATGGATGTGCGCGATTTGGAATCAGTCGATGCAATGGTCGCCTTTGCGGATGAAAAATTTGGCCGGATCGATGGATTGGTGAACAATGCTGCGGGAAATTTCATCGTCCGTGCGGAGGATTTAAGTCCGAATGGCTGGAAAACTGTCATTGATATCGTATTGAACGGAACCTTTTACTGCACAAGCGCCGTCGGGAAGTATTGGATCGAGAACGGGCAAAAAGGGGCCATCTTGAATATGCTAGTAACATACGCTTGGGGTGCCGGTGCCGGCGTCATACACTCTGCCGCCGCCAAAGCGGGTGTCATGTCGATGACTCGTACATTGGCAGTAGAGTGGGGCCATCGCTATGGAATCCGTGTTAATGGGATTGCCCCCGGCCCGATCGATCGGACAGGAGGAGCGGAAAAACTGTGGGAATCGGATGAAGCAGCGAAACGGACACTTGCTTCCGTTCCGCTCGGAAGGCTCGGCCAGCCCGAAGAAATTGCGGAGTTGGCATCATTTATCATGTCCGAAAAAGCCGCTTATATGAACGGGGAAATCGTTACTTTGGACGGCGGACAATGGCTCAATCAATTCCCGTTTTGA
- the cbpB gene encoding cyclic-di-AMP-binding protein CbpB: MISVNNRDFLFMPVSDYIISSEKVAHVQVGNNAEHALLVLTKTGYSAIPVLDAKFHLKGLLGIGMITDSILGLERIEYERLSELKVDEIMQTDIPSILTTDRFQKGLDLLINHTFLCVTEEDGTFAGILTRRVMLKQFKKYIYSVQQ, from the coding sequence ATGATTTCTGTAAACAACAGGGATTTTCTTTTTATGCCCGTTTCGGACTATATCATTTCATCAGAGAAAGTTGCGCATGTCCAAGTCGGAAATAATGCAGAACACGCCCTTCTTGTCCTGACGAAGACAGGATACTCAGCCATACCTGTTTTGGATGCGAAATTCCACCTGAAAGGGTTGCTTGGCATCGGGATGATTACCGACTCCATTTTGGGGCTGGAACGCATCGAGTACGAACGACTGTCCGAACTGAAAGTCGACGAAATTATGCAAACCGACATTCCTTCGATTCTAACGACTGACCGATTCCAAAAAGGGCTGGACCTTCTGATCAATCATACATTCTTATGCGTGACGGAAGAGGACGGCACTTTTGCGGGAATTTTGACACGACGCGTGATGCTGAAACAGTTTAAAAAATATATCTACTCTGTTCAACAGTAA
- a CDS encoding MDR family MFS transporter: MEIQQKRTNRPLVLISVMLAMFVGAVEATIVTTAMPSIAADLGGFSRYSWIFSAYMLMSTVTVLIYGKLADLFGRKPILFIGMAIFLIGSILCGFAVTMEQLIGYRFLQGLGAGAVMPIATTIVGDIYTTEERAKIQGYLSSVWGISAVSGPVIGGMLVQYLNWKFVFWVNVPLGVLAILGIYLFLHEPVREKKVSIDYKGAILLTTSLSAILYWLVEGGHSFSRQSIYSFALVGIGIVLFAIFVRVEKTVAEPMMPFSIWKNPVILYANLVSMTTGVILIGISSYLPTFVTGVMEQPAIIAGFTLTSMSIGWPIASSIAGHLLIRYGTFRVSFVGGLSLIIGTGLFVLMNAESGPWWAALASFFVGIGMGLTSTSFIVTIQGAVVHEQRGSATAANMFMRNLGNTVGAAIFGAVLNGSLLYQFNKQQADFQVDDINLLLTASSREALPASELHSLQTTLDISLQWVYLSVALFALLSLLLILRIPRGKGYHHDNN; this comes from the coding sequence ATGGAAATACAGCAGAAACGGACGAATCGTCCACTTGTTTTAATATCAGTCATGTTGGCCATGTTTGTCGGCGCGGTGGAAGCGACGATTGTCACGACAGCGATGCCTTCGATTGCCGCCGACTTGGGCGGTTTCTCCAGGTATAGCTGGATTTTTTCCGCTTATATGCTGATGAGTACTGTAACGGTGCTCATTTATGGAAAATTGGCCGATTTGTTCGGTCGGAAGCCAATCCTTTTTATCGGGATGGCCATTTTTTTAATCGGCTCGATCTTGTGCGGGTTCGCCGTGACGATGGAACAATTGATCGGCTACCGTTTCTTGCAAGGCTTGGGTGCAGGTGCCGTCATGCCGATTGCCACGACGATTGTCGGTGATATTTACACGACGGAAGAGCGGGCGAAAATCCAAGGGTATTTATCCAGTGTCTGGGGGATTTCCGCGGTTTCCGGCCCGGTGATCGGAGGAATGCTCGTCCAGTATTTGAATTGGAAATTCGTTTTCTGGGTCAATGTGCCGTTGGGGGTGCTTGCCATTTTGGGGATTTATTTATTCCTTCATGAACCGGTCCGCGAGAAAAAGGTTTCCATCGATTACAAAGGGGCCATCCTGTTAACGACTTCCTTATCCGCTATTTTGTATTGGCTTGTGGAGGGCGGGCATTCGTTCAGCCGCCAATCCATTTATAGTTTTGCATTGGTCGGAATCGGAATCGTGTTGTTTGCCATCTTTGTCCGCGTCGAGAAGACGGTGGCAGAGCCGATGATGCCGTTTTCGATTTGGAAAAACCCGGTCATCTTGTATGCCAATTTGGTGTCGATGACAACGGGGGTCATTTTGATCGGGATATCCTCCTATTTGCCGACGTTTGTCACGGGAGTGATGGAACAACCGGCCATCATTGCGGGCTTCACATTGACATCAATGTCGATCGGATGGCCGATCGCTTCTTCTATTGCGGGTCACTTGCTCATCCGGTATGGTACCTTCCGTGTTTCATTCGTGGGAGGTTTGTCTCTTATCATCGGGACAGGCCTATTTGTTTTGATGAATGCGGAATCCGGTCCGTGGTGGGCTGCCTTGGCGAGTTTTTTCGTCGGTATCGGGATGGGGTTGACGAGCACTTCATTCATCGTCACCATCCAAGGGGCCGTCGTCCACGAACAGCGGGGCTCCGCAACTGCGGCAAATATGTTCATGCGCAATCTCGGAAATACAGTAGGAGCAGCCATTTTCGGCGCTGTCCTGAACGGTTCGCTCCTTTATCAATTCAATAAGCAACAAGCGGATTTTCAAGTGGATGACATTAATCTGTTGCTGACTGCCAGCAGCAGGGAAGCTTTGCCAGCGAGCGAACTTCACTCCTTGCAGACGACTCTGGACATTTCATTGCAATGGGTTTATCTCTCGGTGGCTTTGTTCGCTCTGTTAAGCCTGCTTCTCATATTACGGATTCCGCGTGGAAAGGGGTATCACCATGACAACAACTGA
- a CDS encoding LysR family transcriptional regulator, giving the protein MTTTELEIIKALAEEGNMRKAAERLFLSQPALSQRLQSIEKEWGTLLFLRSQKGLEPTPAGELVIQYAKEAIGKREETVELIASMADKVHGTLKIACASIVCQAWLPQVLKDYVKQYPDAKISLMTGWSSEIVKALYEGEAHVGIVRGQVDWKSHKKYLFRDRLYLVDQEIQTLDELNDTDRPFVQFKSDSNYHMEIRRWWQHHFNQYPNRQITVDQIETCKQLAVNGIGYAILPSITLTGDEVVNKVPLLNNEEEFELTRDTWLIGYESTFSLKQVDAFSQIVQTHAELMQRNHEY; this is encoded by the coding sequence ATGACAACAACTGAATTGGAAATCATCAAAGCACTCGCCGAGGAGGGGAATATGCGGAAGGCCGCAGAGCGTTTATTTTTATCACAACCTGCTCTGTCTCAACGGTTGCAGTCCATCGAGAAGGAGTGGGGGACGCTGCTGTTCCTCCGCTCCCAGAAAGGTCTGGAGCCGACGCCCGCCGGGGAATTGGTCATCCAATATGCGAAGGAAGCGATCGGCAAGCGGGAAGAGACGGTCGAATTAATCGCTTCGATGGCAGATAAAGTGCACGGGACGCTAAAGATCGCCTGCGCCTCCATCGTATGCCAAGCTTGGCTTCCTCAAGTGCTGAAAGACTATGTGAAACAATATCCCGATGCGAAGATATCCCTCATGACAGGGTGGAGTTCGGAAATTGTCAAAGCGCTCTATGAAGGAGAGGCGCATGTCGGAATCGTCCGCGGCCAGGTAGATTGGAAGAGCCACAAGAAGTATCTGTTTCGCGACAGGCTCTATTTAGTGGACCAGGAAATCCAGACGTTGGATGAGTTAAATGACACCGATCGCCCCTTTGTCCAGTTCAAAAGTGACTCCAATTATCATATGGAAATCCGCAGGTGGTGGCAGCATCATTTCAATCAATACCCGAATCGCCAGATCACTGTCGATCAAATCGAGACATGCAAGCAACTTGCGGTGAACGGGATCGGATATGCCATCTTGCCATCCATCACACTGACCGGCGACGAAGTGGTGAATAAAGTGCCATTGCTCAATAATGAGGAGGAATTCGAATTGACACGTGATACGTGGCTGATCGGCTATGAATCGACCTTCTCCTTAAAGCAAGTGGACGCCTTCTCCCAAATTGTCCAAACCCACGCGGAACTGATGCAAAGAAATCATGAATATTAA
- a CDS encoding ABC transporter ATP-binding protein — protein MIEIKGLTKQYGQFKALDDLNLSLSEGTVFGFVGANGAGKSTTFLILATLLQATSGDAVINGVSVRENPADIRKMIGYMPDFFGVYDQLKAEEYLDFYGASYGIPAAEREKLIPQLLELVDLSHKRHSYVDALSRGMKQRLCLARSLIHDPKVLILDEPASGLDPRARVEMRDILKTLKKMGKTILISSHILPELAEMCDEIGVIDNGRLIAHGSVAEIQAKLQGEKVITVRTTGSPDRLVSFLEEEPFVSRIIREDEQNHVEFAFKGNEEDQVALLNRAVGQHIPILSFTEHVTNLEDVFMEITKGAD, from the coding sequence ATGATCGAAATCAAAGGACTGACGAAACAGTACGGACAGTTCAAGGCGCTCGACGACTTGAATTTATCTCTTTCGGAAGGGACGGTCTTCGGTTTTGTCGGAGCAAACGGTGCGGGGAAATCGACGACATTCCTCATCCTAGCCACTCTTTTGCAGGCGACGTCGGGCGATGCCGTCATCAATGGGGTGAGCGTCCGGGAGAATCCGGCAGACATACGGAAGATGATCGGCTACATGCCCGATTTCTTTGGCGTCTACGATCAGTTGAAGGCGGAGGAGTACCTTGATTTTTACGGTGCTAGCTATGGAATTCCAGCAGCAGAAAGGGAAAAACTCATACCGCAACTTCTCGAATTAGTGGACTTGTCCCATAAGCGCCATTCATATGTGGACGCATTATCCCGGGGAATGAAGCAACGGCTTTGTCTGGCCCGCAGCCTTATCCACGATCCGAAAGTCCTCATCCTGGATGAGCCGGCGTCGGGCCTCGATCCCCGTGCCCGGGTGGAGATGCGGGATATTTTGAAGACGTTGAAAAAGATGGGGAAGACGATACTGATATCATCCCATATTTTGCCCGAGCTTGCTGAAATGTGTGACGAAATCGGCGTGATCGATAATGGTCGACTCATTGCGCACGGCTCGGTCGCGGAAATCCAGGCGAAGCTGCAAGGGGAAAAGGTGATCACGGTCCGTACTACCGGCTCGCCCGACCGGTTGGTTTCATTCCTGGAAGAAGAGCCTTTCGTCTCCCGTATCATCAGGGAAGATGAGCAAAATCATGTCGAGTTTGCGTTCAAAGGAAACGAGGAAGATCAGGTCGCGTTGCTGAATCGGGCAGTCGGCCAGCACATTCCGATCCTATCCTTTACGGAGCATGTGACCAACTTGGAAGATGTGTTCATGGAAATTACGAAAGGGGCTGACTGA
- a CDS encoding ABC transporter permease has product MKAGFSNPVLFKELKLRFRSAKSFNGLLFYLIAMCIFVFGFIFTTMNVSGTSYFRPDESFILFALLSFIQLALVLFITPGLTAGTISSEREKQTLPILLTTSQSSFQIISGKLLSSIAFLLLLIVAGLPVYSLVFLFGGISPGRFALVFLFLFVTLLAIGSVGVMFSTLIRRTIVSMIATYGVMLFLTIVTAFLFLLVMQVTRMNFMGTGMPPPSYIGHMLVSINPGVLVASLLSPGISEGLSEMTQVKFPVWVGYLTFYVILTIGSLLISITNLRVNMKRTK; this is encoded by the coding sequence ATGAAAGCAGGTTTTTCAAATCCGGTTCTCTTCAAAGAATTGAAACTCCGGTTCAGGTCAGCCAAAAGCTTCAATGGTTTATTATTTTACTTGATTGCGATGTGCATCTTTGTTTTCGGTTTCATTTTCACGACGATGAACGTGTCGGGCACTTCCTATTTCCGGCCGGATGAAAGTTTCATATTGTTTGCGTTGCTGTCTTTCATCCAATTGGCACTCGTCTTGTTCATCACTCCGGGACTGACAGCCGGGACGATCAGTTCGGAACGGGAGAAACAGACGCTTCCGATTTTGTTGACGACTTCCCAAAGTTCATTCCAGATCATTTCCGGAAAATTGCTGTCGTCCATCGCGTTCCTTTTGTTGCTCATCGTAGCGGGGTTGCCGGTTTACAGCTTGGTGTTCCTGTTCGGAGGAATCTCACCCGGGCGCTTCGCCTTGGTGTTCTTGTTCCTCTTCGTGACGTTGCTTGCCATCGGCAGTGTCGGTGTCATGTTTTCGACTTTGATCCGGCGGACGATCGTGTCGATGATTGCGACGTATGGGGTCATGCTGTTTTTAACGATTGTCACTGCGTTTCTGTTTCTCCTTGTCATGCAGGTGACCCGCATGAATTTCATGGGCACGGGAATGCCGCCGCCATCGTATATCGGCCATATGCTCGTTTCCATCAATCCGGGGGTTCTCGTGGCATCGCTGCTGTCCCCTGGAATATCGGAAGGCCTTTCGGAAATGACACAAGTGAAGTTTCCCGTTTGGGTCGGCTACTTGACGTTCTATGTCATTTTAACGATCGGGTCATTGCTCATTTCCATCACCAATTTACGTGTCAATATGAAACGGACTAAATAA
- a CDS encoding AAA family ATPase: MPFTPEQFEEISGNLGRVKEEIGKFIVGQEEAIEFSLYAILSDGHALLEGLPGLGKTMLIRTISEVLDLSFSRIQFTPDLMPADITGTSILERDEAGGQRFVFQKGPIFSQMVLADEINRATPKTQSALLEAMGEKTVTVLGVTREMARPFFVLATQNPIEMEGTYPLPEAQMDRFICKILLPYPSKAELKEITKRTTGSRQVAISKVMDTETIVRAQEMVKEVVIADEMIEYAVDLVAATQGGSGPAEEWTRYVQYGSGPRGLQSIIRMAKARALMNGRYHVSIADIKTVAKPALRHRILINYEGEAEGIDVDLLIDKLLDEVKQGSAV, translated from the coding sequence ATGCCGTTTACACCGGAACAGTTTGAAGAAATAAGCGGGAATCTTGGAAGGGTGAAAGAGGAAATCGGGAAGTTCATCGTCGGCCAGGAAGAAGCAATTGAGTTTTCCCTCTATGCCATCCTTTCCGACGGCCATGCGCTGTTGGAAGGGTTGCCGGGGCTTGGGAAGACGATGCTCATCCGGACAATTTCCGAAGTGTTGGACCTTTCCTTTTCCCGGATCCAGTTCACCCCGGATCTGATGCCGGCGGACATTACCGGGACAAGCATTTTGGAGCGGGATGAAGCAGGCGGGCAACGATTCGTCTTCCAGAAAGGCCCGATTTTCAGCCAGATGGTCCTCGCGGATGAAATCAATCGGGCCACGCCCAAAACGCAGAGCGCCTTGCTGGAAGCGATGGGGGAAAAGACCGTCACCGTTCTCGGCGTGACACGGGAAATGGCACGTCCCTTCTTTGTTCTGGCGACGCAGAACCCGATTGAAATGGAGGGGACCTACCCATTGCCGGAAGCGCAGATGGACCGATTCATCTGCAAGATCCTGCTGCCTTACCCTTCCAAGGCGGAACTGAAGGAAATTACGAAGCGCACAACCGGTTCCCGTCAAGTGGCCATTTCGAAAGTGATGGACACCGAAACGATTGTCCGTGCACAGGAGATGGTAAAAGAGGTCGTCATCGCCGATGAGATGATCGAGTATGCCGTCGACTTGGTCGCGGCTACGCAAGGCGGCAGCGGTCCGGCGGAAGAATGGACACGCTATGTCCAATATGGAAGCGGTCCGCGAGGCCTGCAATCGATCATCCGGATGGCCAAAGCGCGGGCGCTCATGAATGGCCGCTACCATGTATCCATCGCGGATATCAAGACGGTTGCCAAACCCGCCCTTCGCCATCGGATTCTCATCAATTACGAAGGAGAAGCGGAAGGAATCGACGTCGATCTTCTTATCGATAAGCTTTTGGATGAAGTGAAGCAAGGGAGCGCCGTGTAA
- a CDS encoding DUF58 domain-containing protein produces the protein MGQNLFPDQLAKRLDPLSIVSRSRRLGHHKGTHRSRKTGSSLDFSDFREYHPGDDLRHIDWNVYARTEKPFIKQFLDEQEMRVHILLDPTKSMGMDGKWDIARQLAIALSHIALKSGDTVSFSTYSDDQKIFFRRKGAVHRAAMTKFITSIEASVSSSDFTDRAIASIPKAMTVLFIITDGLEATDKWEYLFRRLPGICGDVRLITVHSATEQAPEYEGDVRLIDVESGSGVEVTMTKQAVTGYLNEKLDHEAKLAALAGKFGIGLLRAEVTDGVMETVTKKMRHAGWVR, from the coding sequence ATGGGACAGAATCTGTTTCCCGATCAGCTTGCCAAGCGGCTTGATCCATTGTCGATCGTTTCACGTTCCAGGCGGCTCGGCCATCATAAGGGCACTCATCGTTCCCGGAAGACGGGCTCTTCTCTTGATTTTTCCGATTTCCGGGAATACCATCCCGGGGATGATTTGCGGCATATCGATTGGAATGTCTACGCGCGGACAGAGAAACCGTTCATTAAACAGTTTCTGGATGAACAGGAGATGCGGGTCCATATCCTGCTCGATCCGACGAAGTCGATGGGGATGGATGGGAAATGGGATATCGCTCGGCAATTGGCGATAGCGCTCAGCCATATCGCGTTGAAAAGCGGGGACACTGTTTCATTTTCCACGTATTCTGACGACCAGAAAATCTTCTTTCGAAGAAAAGGGGCTGTCCACCGGGCCGCTATGACGAAATTTATCACTTCAATCGAGGCGTCCGTGTCATCAAGCGATTTCACGGATCGGGCCATCGCTTCCATTCCGAAAGCGATGACAGTTCTGTTCATCATTACTGACGGATTGGAGGCTACGGATAAGTGGGAGTATCTTTTTCGGCGGCTGCCCGGAATTTGCGGTGATGTCCGGCTGATCACGGTCCATTCTGCAACTGAGCAGGCTCCGGAATACGAAGGGGACGTCCGCTTGATCGACGTGGAAAGCGGGAGTGGCGTGGAAGTGACGATGACGAAACAGGCCGTGACCGGATATTTGAATGAAAAGTTGGACCATGAGGCGAAGCTTGCGGCGCTGGCCGGAAAATTTGGCATCGGGCTTTTGCGTGCGGAAGTGACGGATGGCGTCATGGAAACGGTGACGAAGAAAATGAGGCATGCCGGTTGGGTGCGATAG
- a CDS encoding vWA domain-containing protein, whose translation MGFDKLINSWTAIFPLAVLLYYFFRKRYETKTISSTLFWEESMREMKVSPYLKNLQRNALFYLQMAALLLLVVVLLDPFVKKSGTAAGHTIFVVDTSATMLAESDGQTIWERQKTLMKELAVERKGQPISIITTGKEPTLLVREETDGEVIRSEIERLEVAYEQEHMDRAIEFVKSFVLSEPADVHIFTDELDRNQFTEADETISWNVHSSKLPIVNLSILNFGAVRTSEGNEAIVKIGNQSDTALDGTIQIKDPLTGDMLAEQNFSIEAEKEQLVSFKELPPLQALTAELDVKDGYAVDNFASILLGSEIGEAIVDNQLHELVKKAFEAVNLDVTSGAVQEMEAARENAIVVTNDVSFLKKGSKPILLIGRNDESAQPAEGPVLTEDHPLFSLADLSDVYVAETYPPFRNFRTLATVGDKPFIQQSKRGDIVILSDMEMTDWPLHASFPLFVWSATELLGSDAESLGAFTPVERRAVLAGGDGLELFTLHDEYVTSVGEGSQFVAPSMPGLYRAMDGSNESLFTVQLEQSEKVVRFGSSYQIGRNAENGAEQEGHRGIGWIFILPILLLLLAEWEVQRRRGYPN comes from the coding sequence ATGGGATTCGATAAGCTGATCAATAGTTGGACGGCAATCTTTCCTCTTGCCGTCCTTCTCTATTATTTTTTCCGGAAACGTTACGAGACGAAGACCATTTCGTCGACATTATTTTGGGAAGAATCGATGCGGGAAATGAAAGTGTCGCCTTACTTGAAAAACTTACAGCGGAATGCCCTCTTTTATTTACAGATGGCTGCGCTGCTTTTATTAGTAGTAGTTCTACTGGATCCGTTCGTAAAAAAGAGTGGAACGGCCGCGGGGCATACGATTTTCGTTGTGGACACATCCGCAACGATGCTTGCCGAGTCGGATGGACAGACCATCTGGGAGCGCCAGAAAACGTTGATGAAGGAGTTGGCCGTAGAGCGGAAAGGGCAGCCCATCTCGATCATCACGACCGGCAAGGAGCCAACCCTGTTGGTAAGGGAGGAGACGGACGGGGAAGTTATCCGCTCGGAAATCGAGAGGCTGGAAGTCGCTTATGAGCAGGAGCATATGGACCGTGCCATCGAATTTGTGAAGTCGTTCGTCCTATCAGAACCGGCAGATGTCCACATTTTCACAGATGAGCTGGATCGCAATCAATTCACGGAGGCGGATGAAACGATCTCGTGGAATGTTCACAGTTCGAAACTGCCGATTGTGAACCTTTCTATTCTCAATTTCGGGGCGGTCCGCACCTCGGAGGGTAATGAAGCAATCGTCAAAATCGGCAATCAATCGGACACCGCCCTCGATGGAACTATACAAATCAAAGATCCGCTGACCGGGGACATGCTGGCTGAACAGAACTTTTCGATTGAAGCGGAAAAAGAACAGCTTGTGTCGTTCAAGGAGTTGCCTCCTCTCCAAGCATTGACTGCTGAGCTGGATGTCAAGGACGGCTACGCAGTGGACAATTTCGCCTCCATTCTCCTTGGGAGTGAGATTGGAGAAGCCATCGTCGATAATCAACTGCATGAGCTGGTGAAGAAAGCGTTCGAGGCAGTGAATTTGGATGTCACGTCGGGGGCAGTGCAGGAGATGGAGGCTGCACGGGAGAACGCGATCGTCGTAACGAACGATGTTTCATTCCTGAAAAAGGGATCGAAGCCTATATTGCTCATTGGGCGAAACGATGAGTCGGCTCAACCGGCCGAAGGGCCCGTTTTGACGGAGGATCATCCTCTTTTCTCCCTTGCTGATCTAAGCGATGTCTATGTTGCGGAAACCTATCCGCCTTTCCGGAATTTTAGGACACTCGCGACTGTCGGGGACAAGCCGTTCATCCAGCAATCCAAGCGGGGAGATATTGTCATCCTGTCTGATATGGAAATGACCGATTGGCCGCTGCACGCATCTTTCCCTTTATTCGTCTGGAGCGCGACAGAACTGCTCGGCTCGGACGCTGAATCACTAGGGGCCTTCACTCCGGTGGAACGTAGAGCGGTACTCGCTGGCGGGGACGGTCTGGAATTGTTCACTTTACACGATGAATACGTGACGAGTGTGGGGGAAGGTTCGCAGTTTGTCGCACCTTCCATGCCCGGCCTCTATCGGGCGATGGACGGGAGCAACGAGAGTCTATTCACTGTGCAGCTGGAACAGTCAGAGAAGGTGGTCCGTTTTGGTTCCTCTTATCAGATAGGCAGAAACGCGGAAAATGGAGCGGAACAGGAAGGGCACCGTGGAATCGGCTGGATTTTCATCCTGCCTATCCTTCTGCTGTTGCTCGCGGAATGGGAGGTGCAGAGACGTCGTGGATATCCGAATTGA